TTCCCTGTCTCTGTGGTGTTCTAATTTGAGAAATAAAGGTTTCATCCCTCAAATCCAACATTTGAAATGCAACACCCAGCTCAGAAAGTGTTTAATCAAATTTTataataacattaaatcaaacgtcagaaAGCTTTCCGTTGTCCTCTGCTCTCCTTCTGTTCCAGTTGACAGTAAAGTTTAACATTTGAAGGGAATGGATGATATTCAGTAGAGTTTAAATATGTGAACAATTCACAAATTTAGTGTTTtggaaaagaaaataacatCCCAAATATTAGTGCATTCTTACTCAGTCAGGACAGAGTTCTTAAATAAGTACCAGCAGAACAAATTTaagttaataaaacaaaaataatcaagTCATAGCCAATACctgcattaaaatgaatgtagTATGCTAAACTGACATTACATACGCACAGCAGCATGACATTGGAGAGGATAAAGGAAATAAATTGAagacaaaagagacacagaaggagagagagggacagaaagagataTAAATATGACATAATCTGTATCTGTTTGGGAAAAAGGGCTTTTCCTGATTAGAAAACTTTCATAATATCAGGTGTAAGGAGAAGTTCAGCACCTCAGTCATTCCAGTAAATGATATCCAGCAGGTAGCAATTTGATGTATTTAGAAATGCTGCTTTTACCAAACACAGAGTTCCTCTACTCGAGCTACGCCACCATGTCTGAAATCTATCTGAATAACATTGACACACATTCGATTAGGCTCCCACGTGAGAGCGTGTTAGAAAAAAGATCTTAGGTTGTCTTCACATCTCCTTGTTAGAAAAAAGGTGCTTCCTGTCATCCtaagcacacacacgcacacgcatacgcatacacacacacaagcggCAACATACCCACGcatacttatatatatatatatttacacttacccacacatacaaacacacactcacaaaaacaGCTGCTTTCCAGTCTGTCTGAAAACATTGCACCAAAAAggacagagagaaggagaaacaaaaatatctctcttctctctgtacagTAGTTCAGTCAGTGAGGCAAAGTGATGACTCAAGTCTGTCTGTGTAAAGAGAACACCTCCAAATTTCTGATTTGGACTCAGTTTCCTCATACAGACAAACGTACAACAGGGCCTGATGGCGAAACACAGGTGTCCCTGAAAGGAGCCGGTTTCAAAAAAAAGGCAGAGTTCAGGCAGTGAGTGAGCTCCTACaggtctctctctcacacacacagtggatCTGCAGGTAGGTTTAGGATCCTCGCACCAAAAGGGGGCGCTATCCTTTAggagttttcttgttttgggcATTCCACATGCCTCTTTTGGAGTGGTAGTAGTGAAAGAAGTTCCTCAAGCGTAGTCTTTCTACTTCCAAACCATTCTGTAGAACCCTACAGGGGTAGGAGGGAGAAATTTGGTTAAAAACTCGCGTTTTATTTGGATAGTTTATTTCTCTATCAACAGATAGTTTTGGTTTTATTCCAGACAGACTGTGGAGTTTGCTGTGCCGAGAACTCAAAAGAAGAAAACGGAACTTGGGGAGTTTTTAATCAGGGTTATGTTGTAAAGTTACCTGTCCAGCAGCTCCCAGTCCTCTCCCCCCCATCGATCTTTGAATTCCTCTGTGTTCATCCCCCCAATCTTATCAAAATCGGACTTGTAGATTCCAAAAAGGCCAAAGCCATTTACTTCCCAGTAACCTgtgaaggcaaaaaaaagagaactttGAGCACTGTTTCACCGTGTTGCATCAGCATTATGATAAAAAGAGACTCTGATGCCTCCACAAGTATGTGCTTCTAATGCAAGTGTAGTTATGATATATGTAAATAGAAAACATGCACTATGAATACAAATGAGAACTCAGAGTCAAACTAAAAACTTTGCTGAAAGTTAAAAGGAAGAAAACTATGCTAATATGAGCACagatgtgtttgtgcatgcatgCGTGTTATTTGTGTCTTACCATCAGGCTCCTGTGGTGAACTCCCACAGCTAAGTCTCATGACAATGGGAGCAAAAGCGAGGCGTCCTTCTACACAGTGCTTCCTGATGCTTTCCAAGATATTCAGAGGGAAGTGGATGTGCAGGTCACACAGGAACACGATGCTGTGACTATCCTGTCCAGAAAATGAGGACAAACGTTAAGGTACAGCTTCATTAAATAATCTAAATCGTTCCTttgtctgaagaagaaagttgtgcaCAGTGGACCGGGGGCATGTGACTGGAAGCGGATGCCCGTGTGCAACTAATGCGGCATTTTAGGATTAAAGAGAGCGGAGACGTCTGGGTTCAGCATCAGTGGCTTGTCTTCACTTCAAGAGCCCGCGGGTCATTTAGACATGAGTGACAGCCCTGTCATCCCATCTTGACAGCACTGACACTCAACTGACGGATCAACGTCTGTCCAAATTTCCAGCTCCTCCAAGCTGCCGTAGGTGGGTGCGTATGTGGgtgtgacagagagacaggcGGAGAATGGCGTGAGGGCACATGCACAAAAATAACCTGTGAAAGGGACTGAATGTGACAGCTATGGTGcacaaatgacagaagaaaTGCAGCTATCCGTCTCAGCAACTCCCCATCATCCACATCTGGGCTATGTGGGTGAGGCTCGAAGATAAAGGCTAGCAGTGATATATTCATTATGCATGAgtgttctttttgtctgtccATCAGCCGGTAAAAGGTCATGTGGTCAGTGAGAGTGACTGACCTTCACTGCGTGGCTTTTTTCCCTGCCAGCTCACATATTGTTGTcttccctctgtgtgtgtttgctttgctAACCTCAATAGTGTCCACTCCAATCTGCAGTCCTGCTGAGCGCTCAAAGTTCCCTTCTCTCCTAAGATACTCATATCTGCCAACACAAATAGATTCATGAAATCACACaatatcttaattttttttcatttcatatatGTGGGGCTGCCTGTGTTGCATGCACACACCTCGGCACACTGCTCTCCCTAAGCGCCTGCTCCACATCCATGTCCTCGCTCTCAAAGTCGACGATGATGATGCTGAAGTTGTCGTCCTTTGTCTGCCGGTGAAGATTCTCCATGTCGGAGATGAACTGCTGCACCCAGCGAGCTTGGTTTTTCACTGAAGGACAGTAAGGCCAAATAGAAAAGAGCAGCAagttaggaaaaaaaaagaaaagaagtgaaaGAAAAGACAGTCCCTTTCATTATGTTTTCTGGTGCTGAATCCTTCTTGGATGACTGACCTGGCACCACAAAGTGCACCATGACATCCCTCCTCCACTGCAGCATGACTGGCTGGCAGAGCAGAGGCTTTGCGTAGGCAGTGCTCCAGGGCGTCGCTCCCGGCCGGATGGGGGACCTTGTCgaaggaggtggtggtggtgtggtGACACCGGGCGTGGCAGAGGAAGGTGCCGAAGCCGGTGCCGACGCGGGGGCAGAGTCTGTATTCTCTAGACTTTCCTCTCCTTGCCTGCCGCGGTGAAGCAGCAGGTAAATGTATTCCGACAGACGCACCACGCTGCGGCCCCTCTCCATTAGCTCCAGCTCTACAAGGTAGCGGTTCCCTCTCGCCGAGTCGCGTCGCTTCTCCACATTGATGATTCTCAGCAGGGTGTAGATCCTGAGGCAGAGATAAAGAACATCATGAGAAAACAGCGACAGGctgcaaatacaaaacactgttTCTTGCATCATTCTCACAACGGTGTTAATTATCGTTTGTGTATTGGTAgaccactttaaaaaaaaaatggatgaaaagaagaaaggagcacaatgaaaacagagagaagcCACCTCACGCAAGGAACATCAAGGTTTGTAAGCACTACAGCAGAAAATGGTAATCAGCACACTGAGGTCTGCTAACAAGACGTCAAAGCACCGGGGCATGACCAACATGCTCTGAGTAAAATTACTTTGATCTTCACATAACGGttaacataaaaaacacatttgaacttACAAGGCTGCAGGGAAACATAAGACCTCTTTGTCTCACATTATTCACACTCGCTCGGATTTATGCTCACCCTCCATTGTGTTCATTGAGTTTCTCCATGTACTGCGCCAGCACGTCCACCACCTCGCTCTCTGCCAGCTGGAGGTTGCCAGACACATTGCAGCGAAGGTCATTCCAGTCAGAGCGCAGCAGCTCGAAGTCCATCGGATTGACTGAGAAGGTCCTCTGCCAGTTGATGCTCTCTTCTGCCCAGCCCGGACGAGCTTCGACCTCCTCGTAGCTGTAGTCCGACATTTCACCCTCCTCTGGTTCCGGCTCGGGATCAGGGTCAGGATTAGAGCGGTTTGTATCTCGGTCGATGTCGACTGGGTTGGGTTCTGGGTCTGGCTGCTGCTGGGACTCTGTAATCTCTGAAGTCCTGAGGTAAGACGTGACCCGGGATTGACCTGGGAATGTATTTTCAGTGGAGTTTAACCTTGGTGGGGTAACTGGAGGAGGCGGCTCTTGGTGACTGGACAGGTGGATTAGGAGGTCTCCTTTGCTGGGCAGATCCGTCGTGACAGTAGTCTTTAAATCCCGGGGCTCGCCTTTCCTCTTGCTTTTCTCTGGCTGTTTTGCCCCTACTGCTTTGCTAGAAGACTTCTGTACGCTCTCATTCTGTATGTTGATGCTTCCATTGTGAGGAGATGCCTTACCTTCCTTTGTAGGAGGGTTGGGCCAAAGCTGAGGGGCACTTATCAGGCTCCTACCTCCTGTTACACCTCCCCCACCATGTCCTTTGGCACCCAGGTTGACCAGCCTTGTGGTCTTCCCAGTTTGGTACAAAAACACTCCTGGGAAAACCTCTCTTGGGTGTCGAGAcatcctctcctccctcctttctcGTCGCtgctccctctccctctccctttcCTTTTCCCTCTCCCTGGCAGGCCTCGGTCTGGTGATGTAGatcttgttttcttctttcttctccttcttgttCCCAGAAAGCTTATTATTATCATGGAGGTTGTTGCTATGGGCGGAGTTGCTGAGGATCTGCCTGGCTCGGCTTGCAAGGGCAGATAGGGAGGACTTCTGGGGGAACAGAAGCGAAGACTTGCTGAGTTTAGGTCGCGCCTCAGCTCCCTTTTCCGCTCCTGCACCACCTGTTCCTCCGCCTTTCCTGACAGGATCCAGCTCTGCGGGATCAGTGTGAATCCAGGAAAGAGAGCGACCCCTAACCACGCTGTCCATATCAGGTTGATGAACTCTAGGTTGGGCCTCTTTACTGCCAATCCGAGTGTCCTGTCTTATGCTTCCCTTGGTATGATCTCTTCCCCAGTCTCTGTCCAGATCCCTACCCATGTGCCGATCGCTGTGAGGAAAGTGTCTCCTTTCTCTGCGGTGTACGATGCTATTGACTGCTCCTCCCTCTTCTTCATTGGggtcttcctcctcttcctcctcctctccgccGGCTTGAGTGGGTCCCGGCTTTGAGTGCTGATGGGAGGGGTTAGATGTGTGGCTGGTCTGGCTGGGATGAGATGGCTTTCTGGGGACTGTGTGCCAATGATCTCTGCTTCGTCCTCTGTATCtaccacctcctcttcctctagGAAATCTGGAGCCATGAAGGAGACTCAAAGTTAAACAAGCATGTACACATatgtttatatatacatatgtgagcgtctgtgtgtttgctcaTTATTAGTTACCATCTGGGTTAGGGAAGAAGAATGGTCTGTCATCTTCTTCCTCATCCATCTTCATATATTTGTAGAAACCAAACCTGGCAGAGAAAAgtgaaaacaacacacacacacacacacacacacacacacacacacacacacacacacacacacacgtattaGCAGCAGGTTGAAGTTTCAATGTGCCTCGCGGCATAATAAACTTAATCTCTTAGCGAGAGGTTGCACGCATGAATCACTGCCATCAACTTCACAGACACTTGGCCACTTATTCTGCATAATCAGTGTACTCGCTCATATATACAAGACAGAGACAAATGCTCCCTTAGCTCTCTGAGAGATAAACAAAATAGTGCCCTTACTTCTCTAAGTAGATAGGCGACTCTCTGTAGAAGCATTTGTTCTCTCGCTCCATGTGGGTGAGACGTGTGAAGTCATTGGGGTAGACGAAAGACAGATAGAcctgaaaaataatcaaatgtcAGTCGAAAACTGCAATGACACCACAAAACACGGATAGAAGCAGCTGATTTCCATTTGTCACTACTCTCTGAGGTTCAGATGAACATCAGTGTTTTACTACAATCAGCCCTTTAGCATAATGCTGCATTTTGTTAAGGAGATTCCTGTCAAATCTAACATTTGCTGCGTAACTCATGATTCCCATTTCCAGTTCATGTGCAGTTGCTGCAGTAACTTGTGCTGCCCTAAAGGGGGGAGCAGCGCTCAACACTACCCGCAACCTTCTTCCTCTGAGCTTTGTTTGATACAAAGGGAGAGATGCAGTGGTAATGTTCAGACCAGCATAGATGTAGCTTCTCTGTTCTCACTCTACTTGATCTGAATACTACTCTGAGTTTGTAATGAGCTACTTTTTAGCAGGTTAAAAGGGAGGCACTTCTAACGACCCTGCAGGTCCAATTTAAGCAAGAGCAAGCAATTAAAATGCACACTGTCTCACACAAAGTGATTCAAAAACAGCAGTCTTTGACCAGGGGGGATGGCTACTTACAAACTGCAGGCCCTGGTATCTGGCAATAGGAAAATCTTTGACTACGTAGGTTGGAGAATATAGACAGGCTGGAAGAACGTTTTCCAGACGAGACGGGTCAATCATTGGAGCTGAGGAGAGAAACCGAcagagaaggagggggaggtAAATATTTGACACCTCAGCCAAACAAATATGTGTGTTGGATTTTGTCTTAAACAAACACAGGAGTCAGAAAGGTGAAAGATGATCAGggcaatgacagaaaaaaggaggaaaacacaccaaaaatgGAACACAGCCAAGCCAGACGAAACGACTGTCTGAATACAGCTAAAATGTCAGccgcagagactgagagccagacAGTCTATCAGGCAGTTAGAGAAAACAACAGGTCAGAAAATCAGGAtgggaagcaggaaaaaaaaagaaggggaCAGCACGAAATGATGAGTGGCAGATTTACTGCTGTAGAAGGTGTCCCTGGGATCCGGCTTCAGCATATCAGCGCCGTGCAGCACAACGCTACCTCCCTCCAGACCCTGGGGCTGAGACTCCTCCGGGAGACGGATATGACTGGCCAAGGTCTGTGGGATGTGATCCACACTGTTCATCTTCAGACTAGACTCATCTGAAAGAATGAAAATGTGATAGAGAGGTAAAGAGCTAAAGCAGACATGGtgtaaaaaaaggaagaaaagatCCATAGCTGCATTTGCTGTTTTGATGCTCTTAACTGACAAATTTGATGTTTACtgttggaatgaaaatgtcatcAGTGCCGCGATTATCGTAAATCTTTACCGTGTA
This window of the Acanthochromis polyacanthus isolate Apoly-LR-REF ecotype Palm Island chromosome 8, KAUST_Apoly_ChrSc, whole genome shotgun sequence genome carries:
- the b4galnt4a gene encoding LOW QUALITY PROTEIN: N-acetyl-beta-glucosaminyl-glycoprotein 4-beta-N-acetylgalactosaminyltransferase 1 (The sequence of the model RefSeq protein was modified relative to this genomic sequence to represent the inferred CDS: inserted 1 base in 1 codon) — its product is MLRFPVKKIRKQFKLLLLLVLLTSAVWFTYLHINQGKTIKLHFNYGKDGERQTEGTDASRKRDARSSAGHHKSEDTSDSREDEAADDEPITGGADSRDHTRIRKFLSQHHKKLPWKPEFKSQANLHVFEDWCGSSIAQLRKNLHFPLYPHTRTTVKKLAVAPKWKNYGLRIFGFLHPYRDGDFQFSVSSDDNSEFWLSPDESPLNARLLVYVGQLGTEWTAPGEFSKFRSQSSKSVHLISSRRYYFEILHKQDDKGSDHVEVGWRPFLPGLKYEVIDSAYISLYTDESSLKMNSVDHIPQTLASHIRLPEESQPQGLEGGSVVLHGADMLKPDPRDTFYSTPMIDPSRLENVLPACLYSPTYVVKDFPIARYQGLQFVYLSFVYPNDFTRLTHMERENKCFYRESPIYLEKFGFYKYMKMDEEEDDRPFFFPNPDDFLEEEEVVDTEDEAEIIGTQXPRKPSHPSQTSHTSNPSHQHSKPGPTQAGGEEEEEEEDPNEEEGGAVNSIVHRRERRHFPHSDRHMGRDLDRDWGRDHTKGSIRQDTRIGSKEAQPRVHQPDMDSVVRGRSLSWIHTDPAELDPVRKGGGTGGAGAEKGAEARPKLSKSSLLFPQKSSLSALASRARQILSNSAHSNNLHDNNKLSGNKKEKKEENKIYITRPRPAREREKEREREREQRRERREERMSRHPREVFPGVFLYQTGKTTRLVNLGAKGHGGGGVTGGRSLISAPQLWPNPPTKEGKASPHNGSINIQNESVQKSSSKAVGAKQPEKSKRKGEPRDLKTTVTTDLPSKGDLLIHLSSHQEPPPPVTPPRLNSTENTFPGQSRVTSYLRTSEITESQQQPDPEPNPVDIDRDTNRSNPDPDPEPEPEEGEMSDYSYEEVEARPGWAEESINWQRTFSVNPMDFELLRSDWNDLRCNVSGNLQLAESEVVDVLAQYMEKLNEHNGGIYTLLRIINVEKRRDSARGNRYLVELELMERGRSVVRLSEYIYLLLHRGRQGEESLENTDSAPASAPASAPSSATPGVTTPPPPPSTRSPIRPGATPWSTAYAKPLLCQPVMLQWRRDVMVHFVVPVKNQARWVQQFISDMENLHRQTKDDNFSIIIVDFESEDMDVEQALRESSVPRYEYLRREGNFERSAGLQIGVDTIEDSHSIVFLCDLHIHFPLNILESIRKHCVEGRLAFAPIVMRLSCGSSPQEPDGYWEVNGFGLFGIYKSDFDKIGGMNTEEFKDRWGGEDWELLDRVLQNGLEVERLRLRNFFHYYHSKRGMWNAQNKKTPKG